From the Streptomyces sp. NBC_01216 genome, the window CCGCCATCACGCAGGTGAGCAGGGCCGTGAGTCGCGGATTCGCCCGCCCGGCCTGGCGCCCGCTTCCGTCCCTTGTGACACCACAGATCTCGTCTCCGTCTCTCGCGGTGCGGTGGGGTGGTGCGGACCGGTCGTGTGTCACGCGAGCGTGAGGAAGAGCTTCTCCAGTTCCTGCTCGGTCATGGGGGGTGCGCCTTCCTCGCTCTCGGCGAGGCACTGGCGCATCCCGCTCGCGACGATCTTGAATCCGGCCCGGTCGAGGGCGCGGGACACGGCGGCGAGCTGCGTGACGACATCCTTGCAGTCGCGGCCGGC encodes:
- a CDS encoding metal-sensitive transcriptional regulator, encoding MKVEEEAATAILNRLRRAQGQLAGVIAMIEAGRDCKDVVTQLAAVSRALDRAGFKIVASGMRQCLAESEEGAPPMTEQELEKLFLTLA